In Gemmatimonadota bacterium, the following are encoded in one genomic region:
- a CDS encoding GTP-binding protein — translation MISPQKVPVSILTGFLGSGKTTLLNRILTEEHGKRIAVIENEYGEVGIDQALVIDADEEIFEMSNGCICCTVRGDLIRVLSNLMKRRDKFDYVLVETTGLADPGPVAQTFFMDDEIRDEYALDGIVTLVDAAHIEQQLGRSDESTEQIAFADVLVLNKTDLVDDEVLDRLETRLREMNRMAKVVRSERAEVPVDTVLNLEAFDLDDVLERRPTFLEPEYPFEWSGVYSLDTGRYELSLADGPDPAMSIVVVPDQGTDDAALREGAEWCVRRYAEPAEDLGPGEEIPIGKHVNLQLDSTGRKSFILEVDKQARVGLYAQHTAEEFDLQLRNTDGVTIAQEVERTWVAQHEHDDEVGSIAIEREGDVDPDRLNKWLSTLLMERGVDIFRMKGFISLAGESRRFVFQGVHMLFDGQPDREWGDDPHHNQLVFIGRNLDEQDMRQGFNACLV, via the coding sequence ATGATCTCGCCGCAAAAAGTACCTGTTTCCATCCTCACCGGCTTCCTCGGCTCCGGGAAGACGACCCTGCTCAACCGGATCCTGACCGAGGAGCACGGCAAGCGCATCGCCGTGATCGAGAACGAATACGGGGAGGTCGGCATCGACCAGGCCCTCGTCATCGACGCGGACGAAGAGATCTTCGAGATGTCGAACGGTTGCATCTGCTGCACGGTGCGCGGTGATCTTATCCGCGTGCTCAGCAATCTCATGAAGCGCCGCGACAAGTTCGACTATGTGCTGGTGGAGACCACGGGGCTCGCCGATCCCGGCCCGGTGGCCCAGACCTTCTTCATGGACGACGAGATTCGCGACGAGTACGCCCTTGACGGGATCGTCACGCTCGTCGATGCCGCCCACATCGAGCAACAGCTGGGTCGAAGCGACGAAAGCACCGAGCAAATCGCCTTCGCGGACGTCCTGGTGCTCAACAAGACGGACCTCGTCGACGACGAGGTACTCGACCGGCTCGAAACCCGTCTCCGGGAAATGAACCGAATGGCCAAAGTCGTGCGCAGCGAGCGGGCGGAGGTTCCCGTCGACACGGTGCTCAACCTCGAAGCCTTCGACCTGGACGATGTGCTCGAGCGTCGTCCCACTTTCCTCGAGCCCGAATACCCCTTCGAATGGTCCGGCGTCTATTCGCTCGATACCGGCAGGTACGAACTCAGCCTGGCCGATGGACCCGATCCGGCCATGTCGATCGTCGTCGTGCCGGACCAGGGCACGGATGACGCCGCCCTCCGCGAAGGCGCGGAGTGGTGTGTGCGAAGGTACGCCGAACCTGCGGAGGACCTTGGCCCGGGCGAAGAAATACCGATTGGTAAGCATGTGAACCTCCAACTCGATTCAACGGGGCGCAAGTCGTTCATCCTGGAGGTTGATAAGCAGGCGCGGGTCGGCCTCTACGCCCAGCACACCGCGGAAGAGTTCGATCTCCAACTGAGGAACACCGACGGAGTGACCATCGCGCAGGAGGTCGAGCGCACCTGGGTCGCGCAGCATGAGCACGACGACGAAGTAGGTTCGATCGCCATCGAGCGGGAGGGCGACGTCGATCCCGACAGGCTCAACAAGTGGCTTAGTACACTGCTCATGGAACGCGGGGTGGACATCTTCCGAATGAAGGGCTTCATCAGTCTCGCGGGCGAGTCCCGTCGCTTCGTTTTCCAGGGAGTTCACATGCTCTTTGACGGCCAGCCGGATCGAGAATGGGGGGATGATCCCCACCACAATCAACTCGTCTTTATCGGCCGCAACCTCGATGAGCAGGACATGCGACAGGGGTTCAATGCATGTCTGGTTTGA